The Ovis aries strain OAR_USU_Benz2616 breed Rambouillet chromosome 6, ARS-UI_Ramb_v3.0, whole genome shotgun sequence DNA segment GACATTCAAACTCACTCACCTCATCCAGCTGATGGAGTCAACAATCCTATTTCCAGTATGAAACTAGGACACTACAATAGCTTAACTGATCTCTGCGTCTAGTTTGTCTCCCTGGCTGCAGCAagagggatcttttttttttaaccccagtCTTTGTGTCTACATTAACTGTCAGTGGCTCCtcattccctgggtcagtagTTCTCAAACATATATAGGAATTTATTGTGGTAATGGTTGCGCAACTCTATGAACATACTtgaaaccactgaactgtatactttaaataggcgaattatatggtatgtgaaCTATTAAATATAGATCAaaattgttactttaaaaaatgcattaagaaaataaaatcctctgGAAGTCATGGCATGCTGTGTGGAACATCCTGAAATGTTGAACCAAAAGCAGTTTTGCTAGCAGAAAATAACAGTATAGTAGAtattagatataaaattaaaactcacCACTTTACAACTTTATCTACAAAAAAGCAAGTGGTTGAGCTAAGATTATCACGTTTCTAATGTTTGCctctaataataaatttttatttcttaaattattttattgtctcCCCCTATTTGCCAGCAAAGCAGCATTAACATCAAAGGCAAGGAAAATCTGAAAGGGAAACTTCAAAATTGAGTACATCCTATACAGTACTTCAATTTATATGTCTACTTATTTGCTTTCAAATTAAGACATTAGGAAAGTCTCCATACTTGTATTACACTAAGGTTTTCTGGAGGAGATTGGACAATCCTTGGCTTTCTGGAAAatgcctatttttctttttatctttaataggcgttttttggtttgtttttaagaattatttacttatttgggtgctccaggtcttagttgtggcatgtggagtctagttcccaaccagggatctaacctgggccccctgcattgggcacacagagtctcagccactgaactatcagggaagtctctaaAATGACTATTTGTCTTGACATATAAAATCGGGGAAGCCTAATGGCTCAgtgaataaagaatctgcctgcaatgcaggagacctgggttcaatccctgggttgagaagatcccctcgaggaggaaatggaaacccactccagtattcacgcctgaaaaattccatagacagagaggagtctggtgggctgcagtccaaagggtcacagactgggacacgactgagcgactaagcatacacacacatacacacaccatagAAGATCTTTTTCAGGTTGACCTTAAATTCCCTTTCCATCCTCACCTTATTCCGCACCACCTCAGGCTGCCACACTGCAGATGCCACATACCCCGCACAGTCATGAGCCCCTAAGTGTCCTCCAAATACATCCCTAAGCTTTGCCTTCACGAAGGCATCAACCTCTGAGCTGTCCTCTGAAACACACAATATCTCCAGGAAAGGAGCAAAAGGGATTCtaagctgaaagaattcagcaccaggACAGAAATTTTGAGGGTAAGAGCATTCGCACTCTGGTAGTTTGGCGAGGCCTCAGTGTGGGGTGCGTggaagggagaggctgggaggagaTTGGCCCGGGCAGTCCTCCTAGTCTGTGCTTTACAACATGAGCAAAAGAGTGACTCCAGCAGGTCTGTGCTTCGCTCTCAAAACCCTCTTCTGCCCCCACATTCTTCCCAAATACATGTTAGCCACGTTGGAAAGTTGATCAGAGTCAGAGGTGTGATAGTGGACAGAGGGACCTGATGGATCCTCCTAAGAATGAACCTGGGACTGTGTTCTAACCATTGAGCAATCAGTCAATGCTGTGCTAAGAATTCACACGTGGCAACCAGTCAAGAATGTGGTAGAACCAACACAGCTGGTTTCTGTGGAAAGCCAAGATCATTCACCTAAAGATGCCTGGCCTTCCAGCAGCCTGCCCTGATTTTCCTAGCCCAAAGGAGTCTCTCCTCAGAAATCCTCTGGAGCACTTAATTTTGTACTTACaacacttagaaaaaaaaatttcttcttgcATTGGAGTGGTTTTGTCCTCATTCCTGGTAGTatctttttgtgttttcctttgtctCAATTTCAAAAGCTTATACCTAATATAATGCAACTTTAAAAGACACTTTGAGAGAAAGGTATGGTATCAATCAATCAGTAAAAAGTCTTGTTAGATCTTTAAGTTCAAGACGGGAGAAGTTGTGTCCCACTCGCCTTTATAAATCCCAAAGCACTAAGGAAAACatacttgttgaataaattgACATTGTGATAACAACATGGTAAAGTAAAAACATTTCCTTGACTTTTAAAAGAAGTTgacatttctgtgatttttttccacCCTTGGAGACCACCAGGTTTACTAGAGTATTCACataaatgtttatcttttatctttaaaaatttcatttcttctaaccATACACCTACCATCTGTGCCTGTAGCTTTCTTGATTTGATTTGCTAAAGTTTCATCCCGAGTATAGGCCTTTTTGGAGCAAAGCAATACTTAGATTTATTTATTctgcctgttttttgttttctaatagaacagaaagatatttatttcagcaaaattataaagtaacaaagaaacaaaaatatttgacaTTCACTGAGACACAATTTTGTAAAGAAGAAAGTTAACAGTAATCAGCATAAGAACAATAAACTACAAATATCTGTTGATATTTTAATGGGGTGGGAAGCCAGAAGAAACACAAAAATACGTTAAAAATACAACATCATTGCCACAGCACATAAAAATATCTCCATAAAAAATTAACTATTTCGATTTGGACACTTAATCTTGCAACTCTCTTTGAACTGACATTCTGAAATCTTGATGTCCTACTGCAGTTTATTAACTAGTCATTATTTTATTCCATGGATCCACAGAGATCAGTCTCATCACAAATAAAAGAGCACTTACTGTTAGAGACACAGCACTAACTCAAGGCTAATATTTAATCTTAATTGGCAACGAGTTTAgtgcaaataaaattatatttagcaGCTTAGAGAATTCCTGGTGGGGATGCATTCACCTCATAACCCTTATTGCATCCCCAGAACAAAATCATTTCTCCTTTCATAAGTATGAATATTGGCCATTCAGACCCACTAAAAACTACTAATGCTAATTCTGCCGTTTGTCACAGAAGGAGTTTCCATAAAAGACGGTTTCAGTCACTATGCAAATGAGCCATACAGTTTTTACATTTGGAAAGTTCCccttagttttgattttttttttcttaaagccaGGCCTGAATGTCGTCACAACTGGATCTTACCCAACTGCTTCTCTGAAAAGAGGCATTAATCTTTTCTTACACTGGCCACCAAAGGTCGCCTTCAAAGGAAAACCTGAGGATAGGGTAGATGAATCTCTTAGTGAAACTTCTACTTCCCAGTAATAATTTTATTGCACCGatttgaatgcaaaaaaaaaaaaagagagagagagagagaagaaagaagaggaaccaTCTGATTTCAAACCTGGTACTTTTCCTCTCAGCCAAGATTTATTCTCCAAATGAATGGAAGCCAGAGAGCGCCTAGCCAGTGAGAGGATTTTGTTTGAGGCTTGTCAGTTCCCTGAATTGCCTCTCTTCTTGTTAGACATCTGTTCCCTCCCTAGCCAAGGCCTGGGGTGGCTGCTTGGGAGAATGGCGTGGCCACCTGTGCCCAGGTGGCAAAGGAAGGGGAAGAACACCCCGGTTTAGGTACCTTGTCTACATTCACTGTTAGAAAGCTTGGATGACCTTGAAGGCCCAGGATGCGCTGACACAGAATAAAGGGAGGTAAACAGGCAGGCCATCTCACTTGACCTCTCAACCCACTCCTCGGCAATTTTTCCACTCTCCCTGGATTCTCTCACTGAATAGCTCAAGGATGGGGGTGTGGAAGCCATGTTGGAGAGAGGGGCTCCCCTCAGTCactgtcctcttctctttccctcagaTTGGGGCATTTCTCATACTGGTTGGCCAGCTTCCATTTGGTGTGCTGACTTTTGAGGAGTGCAGCTAAGGAAGTCTTTCGGGTGACATGTCGAGATACTTCCCGGCTCTTGGCCTTCCTGGTGGGGGAAGAGCTACGAACCAACGAATAGGCGGGGAAAATGGGCTTGCCCCGTGGGGCCTCCAGTAGCTGCCATATTTCCCCAGAGGTATTACTGGTCAGATACTGCCAAGGCTTCTTCCCACTGCTGTCTCGGATGTTTACACGAGATGCCAGCCTTTGCACAAGCAATTTGATGATTCCCTGGTGGCCGTGAATGGCCGCAAGGTGTAGCGGGGTGTACCCACAGCTGGACTTCACATTTACATCAAGAGCAATCCCTGCTTTCTGTGCACTTGAGACCAAGTCCTGAAGGGCCCTGAGAGCACCGTGTTTGGCTATCCAGTGCAAGGCAGTGTACCCGGTCAAGAAGTCTTTGTGCAAAGCCAGCTGGGGGTCCTCCCAGAACAAACTCAACACCCGAATCCAAGAGCCACTGGCCAGCTTCACGATCCATTCATGCTCCCTGGCATCGAGGGGGACAAGGGATGACTTGTGCTCGGAAGATCTGTGGGGGACCAAGGCCGCGGGCCTGTCCCCTCCAGGGGCCCACCAGCTGTGTGGACGATGCTGctcagcggcagcagcagccttaATGTCTGCATGTCCTACTGTCAATGAAGCATCCACCCTTGGGCTGGACGTGGCTCCCACTCTGGAGGGTCTCCTGGGCCGCGGTGGGCGACGGCTCCTTTTCAGCAAATCCTCCTGAAGGCACTCTTCATCAGAGGAGGACAATTTGGCTCTCCCCGCTCTGGAGCTCCTCCTTAGGGATCTCCTTAGTTTGGGAGCTGGCCAGGATAAAGGTTGGGAGTCGCCTGCAGGACCATCAGCTCCTGTGGAGACCGGCTGAGAGGTGTGAGCATCTCCTACATTCCTGAGGCCCTGGGGGCTCCTGGTGGGCCTGGCCTCCTTTGGAGAAGGGGCCCCAGCTGGATTCCTGAGCCTTCTCCCATCTGGGGCTCCCAGGGCCAGACGCTGCCCGTCTTCGGAACCTCCAGGGGACTCTTTGGGGCCGCTGCTGCTCTCCTCACTGCCATGGCTCTCCTGTTCCACGAAGTCCTCCAAATCCTGGAGGGACAGCTGACAACGAATGCTGCGAAAGACTGCCAGCGGAGAATCCCCGGGCCAGACTTCCGAAACAGTGGGAACGACGAGGGActgagaaggaggagggggtTCCGCGGACGCTGACTCAGATTCCTGGACCCAGGAGCCCTGCCCCGAGGGCAGCCGAGGGAAGTCGTCTGGCAGCACCGACCAGGCTCGGACTGGGCCGTGGTCCCGGGTCTCGGGTACCTGGGGGTGTCTGGCTACCCACTCGCGagtgcgctgctgctgctgctgcagagtGGAGTAGTGCACGGAGCCCGGGGTCACCGGCGCGGGCGGATCTCCTGCGGGACTGGGACTGGACGAGACAGCGGGCGGTGCAGCAGCCTCGACGGTGGCAGGAGGCGAGCGGGGCGCGGCAGGCCCTGGCGGGGGCTCCGCGGGCGCATCTTCCAGCTGCGGCCTGAGAGCCCCGCGGTCGTCCTGGGCCGGCTTCTCCGCGGCGCTGGCGCTGGCGGTGGCGGGGTCCTGGAGCCCCCCCAGGCCGTTCTGGAGGCATTCCCAGCAGCAGCGGCCCTGCGTCTCTGCCGCCGCGCACCTGGCTCGGTCCGGAGCAGCCGCCGCCACCGCGGCCGCGGGCACCGGCGACCGATGTCCGGAGCGGCCCCTCGGCCTGCCGCCTCCCCGCGCCGCCTCCCGGGCGCCGCCCGCGGGGAGTCCATTGCAACCTGCGTCCGCGACCGGGGCTGCGGCACCTGCTGGCGCCTCCTCACGCCGGATCCGCCTCCCCGGCTGCGGTTGCGGCGGGTGTTCCCCCCGGCGCGCGGGGAGCGGGGAGCCGGGCGCAGCTCCCCCTGCAGGGGCGGCGGCCGCGGGCGGGTCGCGGGGTCGCcgcagcccctcctcctcccccacaagGTCCCGGTACCTCCTCTTGAGCACCACGTACTTGGTGCCGTCGGGGTCCTGGCGCACTGCGGCGACCGAGTTGACGAAACCCTTGAAAAGCTCGCGGCGGCGCTGCTGCTGGCCCGGGGGCGCGTCGGGGTCGCGGAGGAAGCTCTTGAAGTGGCTCAGCAAGGCGGCGTTGGTCACCCGGCCCCCGGCCTGGCACAGAAAGTCCAGGAGCGCCTCCTGGCTCAGCTCCCGGGCCATCGCGGCCCCGTCGTCCCCCGGCCCCGAGGTGTCTGCGTCTCGCCCTCCCCGCGCTCTCCCGCGCCGGCGGAAACCCCGGCCTGGAGTGTGTCACCTGCGCCCAGAGTGGCGCCACCCGCCTCCATCAGCCGCGGCCTGCGGGCAGACCCAGAACGTGCCGAGAGGGTGGCGGGCTTCCCCCGGCCACAGGCCCCGCGCGCCGCCCAGGTGGGAGAGGGCGGCTCCCTGGGCGGGCCCTGCGAGCCGCGCGCCGCGAGTCCCCGCGGCAAAAGTTCCCGGGATCGGCCGGAGCCGGCTTCACCTGCGCCCTGGCAACGCCTCCTCCCCGGCTCGGGGGAAGGGCCTGGCCCGCCTCCTCCCGTCCCTCCGCCCTGCGAAgtctcccccagccctgccacccATCCCAGATGAGTCAGGCGGGTCCGAACCGGGAAGAAAGCGCCATAGGTGAGGTGGCCGGCGACCCGCGTGGCCGGTCGCGCAGCCGCTCCCGGCCCGGGCAGGGAAGGCAGGTAGGCGACCCGCCGCTCCTCTGGGTTTCGGCCACGTAGGAAACGAAAACAATAGGAGAGCTGTTCTCAGTCCGGGCTGAAGTCGCTGGGTAGAGAAAAAGGTGCAAATTAACCAGCGTCTTGCGGTCTCTCCAAACACACCTTACTTTAACGCTGTAGGCTAATAATTTCAGATACCCGGAGGCAGCATCGaggtgcggggggtggggtggaggacaAATTTCGCATCCAAAGCAAGCCCATCTGGATCTCGGGATAAACCCTGGGGCGACTCCTCCGGACGCTTGCTCCTAGGGGTCCGAATAAGCCCAAGTCTGCACTGAAAAGAGAACTCACTCTGAAGGTTACAGGTTGGTTACAGGAAGAAGGCCTTTTTCCTCCTAgtagtctttggaaggactgatgctgaagctgaaactcccaatactttgctcacctcatgcgaagagttgactcattggaaaagaccctgatgctgggagggattgagggcaggaggggaagggggcgacagaggatgagatggctggatggcatcacagactcgatggacgtgagtctgagtgaactccgggagatggtggtggacagggaggcctggcgtgctgtgattcatggggtcgcaaagagtctgacacgactgagcgactgaactgaactgaactgagtctcacTCTAAGCTGCTGAAAAAATCAAATTTGATGTGTGAATTCCCTAGTAGCTGAAATGGACAGTTAAGTTATCTGGTGCCCTTGCTCTTATTTACTTCAAAATTTAGGAACAGAAGAGATTTGTACAGTCTCTTTTGTGTTGGCTTAAGTGGTGAAGTTGGTTCCCTCCAAATGTCACATTTCCTCCAGGCGTTCAGAATGTGAAAGCAGTGGCTTTCACATGGCTGGAACCAGCGTCTTGCGGTTGAATTCAACCAGGTCGTCTCCAGCATTCAGCTTGACTCTCATTCTCCACTTAGAGTCTGTAAACTTCCTGATTCCACCTGCGCTTGTGGACTGCCTGTGTGCCTTTGTGGTTgttaaatcgtgtccaactccttgcgacccatggactgtatagcccacaaggctcctctgtccatggggattctccaggcaagaatactggagtgggttggttgccatttcctccttcaagggatctgcctgacccaggggtagaatctgcatttcctgcattggcagattctttaccagtgaaccatcagggaagtcccatttgtAGACTAGAGCTTGACAAACTCTAATATGAAAATCTTGGCCTCTTCAAGACAGTAGAATTACAGCACGTTTCCTAACAGTTGCTTCTTCTACATTTCACCTGTCCACATGTTCATCCTGAAATAATCCTTCTGgtcctcttctgtttctttattagTCTATACACAGGCCCAGATACTTTTCTTGTTTTATCTACTTACCTATCTGATACCCCGCCCTCTCCCATTCTTTTCTTTAGCTGCCTTCTTATTTCCTTCTGTTGTGACTGTTTATCCTCACCCcaaatatgcttattttttataTCCTCTGCTGGCCGTATTTCCTATTTTCTCCTTCACGTCAGTGCCAGTCTTCCTTCTTGTATTCCCttcattttccactttttcttcttttgctctactatttttaattgtttcatgAGCCCCTGTCCTTTTTGCTAAGGAAAGGTATTGAAAGTATCTTGGCCTCACAATTGTCAACTTGTGTTATCGAGGGCCAGTTTTACTGACTGACACAAAGGTCACATTAGCTGAGCTTCATTTAAGTCTCCAATATACCCTGGTACTTTTCCATGAATGAATTGGAACCCTTGGCTTTAAATTATTTAGGTCAGAAAGAACTGGAAaacatttttgtctatttttggcATTTTCTTGAATCTGAACCCAAATCAGGGTTAAGAGGGGGTAAGTGTTTCCCACTGAGGTCTCTACACTAACATCAAGCTTTTGAAAgagaaagttactcagttgtgtccgactctttgcgaccccatggactgcagcctgccaggctcctctgtctatggggattatccaggtcagaatactggaaggggtagcTTATCcctctccagtggatattccccacccaggaattgaactggggtctcctgcatggcaggcggattcttcaccaattgagctatcagggaagcccagatattcaAGCCTTTAGAATAGTTATTAAAATAAAGGTTTTATATTacactttagtttcttttcattccccgccccccccccccatggagTCTTGATGGACCTGCCAGGTGTATCCACACCTGGGACAAGAGGGAAGCCAAACAGAAAACTCAGATGGGCACTGAAGAGTGGCAAGTGAAAAGAATCCCCCTTTAGTACTTTTTGAAACTGGATAGGGTACTTGTGGCAAGAGAGGGTGATGACATAGAGGTCTGAACTTGAAGCACTTAGactagaaaaaaaggaaggggtCATCAAAGTCATGGTTGTTGAAATCAGATTCTCTTTGGTTGAGGGTGGAACTAGGTCTAGAGGAGTAGAAaatggggaaaaggaagaaaatccccATTATTTAGCTTTCTGGGTGCCCAGGTGGTTTAGTGTCCAGACTTTCTCTCCctgctctattcttttttttttttttttaatatttacgtatttatttggctgtgccaggtcctgGTCACGGCATGCAAAcccttagttgaggcatgtgggatccagtccccttaccagggatggaactcaggccctctgcattgggagcatggagtcctggccactggaccaccagggaagtcccccttctctcctcctttttctctcttgtccCAGGTTAAGGTGATGGTCTATAAGAATGCTCTCCACCATATCTCAGGGAACATTTTTATGCTTCCCTCATATACAGTTCAttatttccagaaatatttatgCGGCGCTATGttgggctttcctagtagctcagagggcttctctggtggctcaaatctgcctgcaaggcagaagacccaaatttgatctctgggtcaggaagatcccctggagaagggactggcaacccactccagtattcttgcctggagaatcccttagacagaggagcctggcatggtcagtccatggggtcgcacagactggacacaactgagcaactaacactttatgtTGCCCTGGCACTGCTGGAAATGAATATAAAGAAGAACACGTACTTGAGAGCTAATGATTTATTGGAAGAAACAAGTAAAAGAGGCTTAAACCTGTGTGTTAAGAAACTTAACAAAGACATGCATCTGATGCTGGAGA contains these protein-coding regions:
- the SOWAHB gene encoding ankyrin repeat domain-containing protein SOWAHB codes for the protein MARELSQEALLDFLCQAGGRVTNAALLSHFKSFLRDPDAPPGQQQRRRELFKGFVNSVAAVRQDPDGTKYVVLKRRYRDLVGEEEGLRRPRDPPAAAAPAGGAAPGSPLPARRGEHPPQPQPGRRIRREEAPAGAAAPVADAGCNGLPAGGAREAARGGGRPRGRSGHRSPVPAAAVAAAAPDRARCAAAETQGRCCWECLQNGLGGLQDPATASASAAEKPAQDDRGALRPQLEDAPAEPPPGPAAPRSPPATVEAAAPPAVSSSPSPAGDPPAPVTPGSVHYSTLQQQQQRTREWVARHPQVPETRDHGPVRAWSVLPDDFPRLPSGQGSWVQESESASAEPPPPSQSLVVPTVSEVWPGDSPLAVFRSIRCQLSLQDLEDFVEQESHGSEESSSGPKESPGGSEDGQRLALGAPDGRRLRNPAGAPSPKEARPTRSPQGLRNVGDAHTSQPVSTGADGPAGDSQPLSWPAPKLRRSLRRSSRAGRAKLSSSDEECLQEDLLKRSRRPPRPRRPSRVGATSSPRVDASLTVGHADIKAAAAAEQHRPHSWWAPGGDRPAALVPHRSSEHKSSLVPLDAREHEWIVKLASGSWIRVLSLFWEDPQLALHKDFLTGYTALHWIAKHGALRALQDLVSSAQKAGIALDVNVKSSCGYTPLHLAAIHGHQGIIKLLVQRLASRVNIRDSSGKKPWQYLTSNTSGEIWQLLEAPRGKPIFPAYSLVRSSSPTRKAKSREVSRHVTRKTSLAALLKSQHTKWKLANQYEKCPNLREREEDSD